The following proteins are encoded in a genomic region of Leptospira ryugenii:
- a CDS encoding SpoIIE family protein phosphatase, which produces MKWLFFLCLTLICSCHAESEFQQAKAVRGRFDLSQFDLNSLVSLDGEWIFRWNSKLSTQETESLSYMFVPGTWTERYPLAGRALYSLQLHSLPKTGIYGIKVFEFPQAYRLYVDGILVHENGRYGEDLNDTTRSLVRPTLFFAIDKNEFEIAIEVANKDEIKPGPRKSILFGTSESILSLQSRQHFTDFVSLGILGIMFLYHLVLFLQRKKELGSLIFAIFCAVMFSRILVTEEHYLLKLIPNFPVTLEWYLDVGSFMVLTPILASLFYFNFTHLFRKKIHQSIYLFFSFFSLSYFIFKIEWIFNLLLVGSFLSGVYFFLVLIKAVFIQMPGARIFLTGWTLFLITSAFDMLAYNQIFRTNYISHLGFIFYIFSQAYFLSIKFNRALQVSEDLSESLELKVAERTEQLNDSLNLIHADLNLAKKLQESLIMTQNKEYTGLLFDYLYLPQAEVGGDFFDYRRISDDKYRVFLADATGHGVQAAMVTMIMKSECDRFLSRSQSISDIMFQINQLFVQRYLSVRMLFSAILVEIDLTENRISFVSAGHPAQFLIRNSKVESIKPKGRIIGWASNETFQEETRAFAKGDKVCLFSDGVYEDFNQGSEMYGEERWIQSVQKSYSLSPKEMIDRLWKERFEFTKKEAVDDDSTLIVMERT; this is translated from the coding sequence ATGAAATGGCTTTTTTTCCTATGCCTTACCCTTATCTGCTCCTGTCATGCGGAGTCAGAATTCCAGCAGGCAAAGGCTGTTCGTGGACGTTTTGACCTATCACAATTCGATTTAAATTCCCTGGTATCGCTAGATGGTGAATGGATCTTTCGCTGGAATTCAAAACTCTCTACCCAAGAGACAGAGAGCCTGAGTTATATGTTTGTTCCTGGAACCTGGACGGAACGTTACCCTTTGGCGGGACGAGCGCTCTACTCCTTACAGCTCCACTCCCTTCCAAAGACAGGTATCTATGGAATCAAAGTTTTTGAGTTCCCACAAGCTTACCGCTTATATGTTGATGGTATTTTGGTCCATGAAAACGGGCGTTATGGGGAAGATCTAAATGATACAACAAGATCTCTCGTTCGTCCTACTCTATTCTTCGCTATCGATAAAAATGAATTTGAAATCGCCATAGAGGTGGCAAACAAAGATGAAATCAAACCAGGACCAAGAAAGTCGATTCTTTTTGGCACATCAGAGAGTATCCTCAGCCTCCAATCGAGACAACATTTTACAGACTTTGTTTCTCTAGGTATCCTTGGTATCATGTTTCTTTACCATTTGGTATTATTTCTCCAAAGAAAAAAAGAACTGGGTAGCCTAATATTCGCTATTTTTTGCGCTGTCATGTTTTCTAGAATTTTAGTCACTGAAGAACATTATCTTTTGAAATTAATTCCAAATTTTCCAGTCACCTTGGAGTGGTACTTAGATGTGGGTTCCTTTATGGTTTTGACCCCCATCCTTGCTAGTTTATTTTATTTTAACTTTACACATCTATTTCGAAAGAAGATTCACCAAAGCATTTATCTATTTTTCAGTTTCTTCTCATTATCCTATTTCATTTTTAAGATAGAATGGATTTTTAACTTATTACTTGTTGGCTCTTTTTTGTCAGGAGTTTATTTTTTCCTCGTCCTAATCAAAGCTGTATTTATTCAAATGCCTGGTGCGAGGATTTTCCTAACGGGATGGACACTCTTTTTGATCACTTCTGCTTTTGATATGTTAGCCTACAATCAAATCTTTAGAACAAACTACATCAGTCATTTAGGGTTTATTTTTTATATCTTTAGCCAAGCATACTTTCTTTCGATCAAATTCAATAGAGCATTGCAAGTCTCCGAAGATTTATCAGAATCTTTAGAGCTAAAAGTTGCTGAAAGAACAGAACAATTGAATGACTCTTTAAATCTAATCCATGCTGATCTAAACCTTGCTAAGAAATTGCAAGAATCCCTTATCATGACACAAAACAAAGAGTATACTGGTTTACTCTTTGATTACCTCTACCTTCCGCAGGCTGAAGTCGGTGGAGACTTTTTTGATTATCGGAGGATCTCTGATGATAAGTACCGTGTCTTTCTAGCTGATGCGACCGGACATGGTGTACAAGCAGCGATGGTAACGATGATCATGAAAAGTGAATGTGATCGTTTTTTATCCCGAAGTCAGTCAATTTCAGATATCATGTTCCAAATCAATCAACTGTTTGTGCAAAGGTATTTGAGCGTAAGAATGTTATTCTCTGCTATTTTAGTTGAAATTGACCTGACAGAAAATCGGATTAGTTTCGTTTCCGCTGGCCACCCTGCTCAATTTTTGATTAGAAATTCCAAAGTAGAAAGCATCAAACCAAAGGGAAGAATCATTGGATGGGCAAGTAACGAAACCTTTCAGGAGGAAACAAGAGCCTTTGCAAAAGGAGATAAAGTCTGCCTATTCAGTGACGGAGTCTATGAAGATTTCAATCAAGGATCTGAAATGTATGGTGAAGAAAGATGGATACAATCAGTACAAAAGTCTTATTCTTTGTCCCCAAAAGAGATGATTGATAGGCTTTGGAAAGAAAGATTCGAATTCACCAAAAAGGAAGCAGTAGACGATGATTCCACTTTAATCGTGATGGAACGCACCTAA